From a single Bacillota bacterium genomic region:
- a CDS encoding metalloregulator ArsR/SmtB family transcription factor, giving the protein MLRQLLPVTKALSDPTRLRILKLLEEGELCVCQIVASLRLGQSSVSQQLSILKRAGLIEDTRRGRWVYYYICETQVNPYAEPFLSLLKDMLFKDSTIQKDRERRERVRAIPVDELCASYDRKDARRIE; this is encoded by the coding sequence TTGCTCAGGCAATTGCTCCCTGTTACGAAAGCCCTTTCTGATCCCACCCGGCTCCGGATCCTGAAGCTCTTGGAGGAGGGAGAACTCTGCGTCTGCCAGATAGTCGCCTCCCTGAGGCTGGGACAGTCCAGTGTGTCCCAGCAACTCTCCATACTGAAGAGGGCCGGGCTCATTGAGGATACCAGAAGAGGCAGGTGGGTGTACTACTACATCTGCGAAACCCAAGTCAATCCCTATGCCGAGCCCTTCCTGAGCTTGCTCAAGGACATGCTCTTCAAGGATTCCACCATCCAGAAAGACCGGGAACGCCGCGAAAGGGTTCGCGCGATCCCCGTTGACGAGTTGTGCGCAAGCTACGACCGCAAGGATGCCCGGAGGATCGAGTAA